In Euphorbia lathyris chromosome 2, ddEupLath1.1, whole genome shotgun sequence, the sequence GAATTTTTACTCGatcaaatatcaaaataacttcgaattttttattaaaaaatatcaatttagtctcaacgtataaaataacatcaTTTTAATTAGAACGTTTAGCATTTGTAAAAATTGCCAATTTAACTTCATTTTCGGTTATACATAGTTAAAATTGTACTAGCAAATGTCGATGCTAAAATAATAGAGCAAATTACAAATTTAGCCCAACTAAaaaggtccatttacatatctaactcacTTTGTTTCCATCTCactaaattagacactttcatccattttggacaaattatCCTTAATTCTATTCGATCGATCCATCTGCTCCTGCTcccacttcttcttcttccgcttccttcgcttcttcttcttctttttcttcgttagcgatttttgagattattgaagtattatATTCAATTTTCCATAGAAAtgatatgtttttagcttatacgacTGCTTTTCTTGCTGGTCTTGCTTCTTTCTTCATCTATCGTTTCAATTGCCTCTATTTTCCTCCATTTTCCTcaattgttgtcgcatttgtgacgaaatttatcgcatttcgtcacaaatgcgacatcgcagcagttcaattgttagattttttttttctttctcattttttgagctttccATCTCAACCCTCTTCCGCATACACTAAttcttcaaaggttgaacgaaacataatctcttctctctataaaccaccgtcttttcGTCGGTTTGAGATGGCGAAGAAGACGTTGAGAGTCtgaggaagaaggtgaattgaaataaaggtattcttgtccaaagtggatggaagtgtctaatttggtgagatggaagcaaagtgagttagatatgtaaatgaaccATTTTAGTTGGCCTaaatttgtaattagcccaaaATAATACCATCCTAAGTAGGGAtgtgcatcggttcggtttaaaccgcacACCAAACCGAGTCGGTTTTTCGATTcagtttttttaacaattcggtTCGGCATCGGTTTCAATTTTAAGtgtatttcggtattcggtcggtttgacagaaaatgtaaaaaaaaccgaaccgcactgaattacacatattttatatttttatatatatatacacatatttgATTCTACAAgtttactttttcttttattattgttgagataataactCAATATAgaaatattttggaaatatttcaatttttgttgttgttgaggtaaatttaatgagaaaatatagtgatttttatttgttatttgttatttttaacttaattcggtttgttcggtttaaaccgaactgcatatttcggttcggttttaatttggttttacCTATTATTTGGTTCGGTATGGGTTTGAATTATGTTGATCATTTCGGTATTCgattttttcggttcggttttgtacCGATGCACACCCTATTGTTAGTTCAAAAAAGATCGAGGCTATTTTGGTACTtacctttctttctttctttctttccttttctttttcagcAACACCTGAAGAAGAAAGGTAGGTAGATGAAGGCGATGATGGCGCTGCGCACATCACAGTGAGGTTAGTCTATTATAACTTGTTATGATACAATATCAATCCAAGTCTAGCATTTCATAGCAAAGTTCATTTAGGATAAAGAGGAATAGTATCGATATTCTGTTTCATAGATCCAAATTGCACTTTCAGTTTTTCTAGCTGATCTTCCTGAGCATTGTTTACATTTATGAGGTTAATGAACTCTAATTCAGAACTTCCATTACATATCTAGTAACTACTActactacttcttcttcttcctcctctgcTGCTACGCCTACAACTACAACTACGACTGCTTTTTCTGCTCTATTGAACTAATTCATAGCATTTTTCTGCTTTAAATGCCTATTATTTGGTAGTTTATTTCAGTCTTTCTCTACTCCTGGATTACAAGGGAGGGCTGAACACTTGATTGTTTCGTTTATTGATCCATATATCCATAGAGCCATGATTTTATTTGTGTGCATTTTTGCTTAACCCTCCTTGAAGCCTTTTGATCTCACGGAATACTCTTTTATTAGCTTTGAGAAGAAAGAATCCTCTCTTTCTAGCAGTCTTGTTGGCGTGTCATACTCTGCAATTCTTCCTGTTTCACATCAAATTTATCATCATGTTATGTAAATGCAATCATACATTCGTGACTTTCaactagggctgtaatcgagtctagccgagccgagctgagctttggcttgctcatgTTCGGCTCAATAGAAAATTGACGAGCTCAAGCTCGAGCTCACCATAGTGCTCGCGAGCTTGTTCATGAGCAAATCGTTAATTTTGTTCATGAACTTCccttaattatgttcatttgaAATTTCATTAACACAAAACTAGGTAGTTTTGAAACCTACAAAACTAAAGTGTATACAAAACTACATTGTTTTATATTTCCCCTTTTATAAAAATACTATTAAACCAAGCTTGCTCACAAGTGTGtgcatgaacattataatcgagcttgttcatgagCCTATAACCGAGCCTGCTCGCATGCTTTTGAGCCGAGTTTCGCtgtgttcaagctcggctcatttataaatcgagccgGATACGGTTGAGCTTTTATAAAGCCGAatgccgagccgctcatgaacggctcggctcatttatagCCCTACTTTCAACATTCTTTGTATGTAATTTTGTGTTCGCTTACCATCACTTAGGACCAAAACGAGATCACTGTCGATCACTGTGTGGATTCTGTGAGCTATTGTCACCACTGTCCTATCTTTGAACTCTTTGCTAATGATCTTCTGTATTACCCCATCAGTTGCTGAATCAACTGACGCTGTTGCTTCATCCAGCACTAGAATGCTGCTTTTCTTCAGCAGTGCTCTTCCTAGGCAAAATAATTGTCGCTGCCCCACACTCCAGTTTTCTCCATTTTCAACCACTGTCATATTTCACAATGTTGTTAATTTTTTCTCTTCAACATATCAGCTACATATAAAACATCCAAATAGATGAATAGTACCTGTAGTATCCAATTTCTCACTTTTCGATCGTACCAAATCACCCAATTGACATTTATCTAGAGCCTGAACGATTTCCACCAGGTAATTATTTATGTCAGAGGTTAAGTTTCCATGTTTTGAGTACACACCAAAAGAATGCACTTTCAAATTGATTGCATTATTACCTCCCATACTTCTTGGTCACTATATTGCTCCAGTGGATCAAGGTTTTCTCTCACTGTTCCCTCAAACATTGTTGGGTCCTGAGGGATGATGCTAAGCCTTGATCTCAAGTCATGAAGACCTATCTTCGAAATATCCACATCGTCGATTGCAATGCTTCCCTCTCTCGCTTCAATAATTCTGAAAATGGCTTGTATAAGAGTTGATTTCCCACTCCCTGTCCTTCCTACAACACCAACTTTTTTCCCTCCTGGAAACGTGCAGCTGATGTTTTTCAGGACAGAAGGAAGATGCTCTGCATAACGGATCTGCAATATATTCGACACACTTTATAAGCATTAGCATTTTTTGGGATGTTCAAAATATAGATTTGCAagtgctttattattattattattattattattattattattattattattattattattattattattgttttcctTAATCTTTTGTTGAATTTCAGACATGCCAAACTAGATTTTGAGCACTACAGCCCAAAAAAGCCTTCTCATAAATTGAAAAATAAGTGTTGCTGTTTCTCGAAATTTATTCTGCTGCAATTTTTGTAAAGGGTATTACCTCCAAACCTTGAAAGCATATCTTTCCGACTTCCGGCCAGTTGTTTCGAGGTCTGGACTCTTCAATCACTAATGGAGCTTCACTTGTTATATTTGAGTACTGAAGAACTCTTTCTACTGAGATCATTTTGTTTTCTGCATTGCACATGTTCCAGATAACTGAAGCTTGCAAAACATTCAGATTTATCCCATATGTTACAGCTAATCCTGCAATGCCTGTAAAATGATATATGTCTTAGGGTAGAAACTCTTTCATTCTTGTTCTCCATTATGTACATATGGTATATATCACTGATGACTCTCCTATTGATCAGCCTAAAAGGCGAAATATTTAGTATGTAAAACTTTAATGTCATTGCAGTCAATTAGTTTGATCTTATACATTATACTTACTTGGATTGATTATTCCTTCAGGTAGGGTCACCAGCAAAACTAATGAGAAGGCAAACACAAAATTGGACAGTAAATTCAATCTAAAAGAAAGCCATTCCATGGCTGATACATTGTGAAACCATGGCCTTGAGTGGCAGTCTATAAGATCAAGATTTGCTTCAAAAAACCGGGCTTCTTGATCAAATGCACGAATTGTTGCTGCTCCTGCTAATGATTCTGCAAAGTGGTGAAGAATAGGAGCCTGCTGTATTCCTGCTAACCGTGCCAGTTCTCTCGCTGTTGGTATGTAATATCGCTGCAAAAATCATATTCCTTAATCAGTTTATATGCATATTATCCTTTGCCTGCAATAATTTAAGCAGCAATAGATAGATTATGTATGGAAGGCAACGAAATTGCTTACTTGGTACCATATGCATATTGCCGTCACTGGAATGAAGATTACAAATACTTCCCATGCAACCTGAGACATTACTGCAATGGTCCCTATAATCTGTATTATTGAGAACACACACCAACCTAGTCTTTGTGCCATTTCCAAGTCTAGCACACTTTGGTCCATAGATGCCTGTAATAAGATGTGTTAGAAGTTAACCATGTATCATTTATTAGAAGCCCATCTCTTCTATATCACATAAACGATTGTAGTTCTCCCTAATCATGTAACATAGCGCAATCATAATCATCAACGTAGGAAAGATGAAAGTTCGGAAAGGTGGTTTCTTTGTTGATCTGGACATGGAGTAATATGGTTTTCTGAAATGCAATTTTGTAGCTTTGTCTGTTATTAACTTGTACAGAATAGCAATATAACTCGATGTTCTGTTCAGCTTAGTATTTATGGTGCTTGCCTGAACTttgatgggtaaattacacccatgactcCTCAACTTTggcttttactttctttatggttcatgaacttcaaaaccAAACATAAAAATACTGAGTTTTGCTCTTTACTAACATAAAAGTCCCTATAAAAGTAAATGCACCTCAAAATGACGGTTGGCGACCTCATAATGGAAAGttcaaaaaattaaagttctttaCAATCATATTTCTTATGTAAccacgttttttattttccaatgaCCATTTCGCTCACTAAACATGCACTTTctttctcctaaccaaacaacacacttaaaaccaaaaatttcaagaatcaaagttgcttaaaatatcatttccatCAGCTCTACAATGACAGGTTACCGGCTATTGGAGTGGTCAAAGGTTAAGGGACTTTTATGTCCGGTTTTGAAAGTAAGTCAAAGTTGAggggccatgagtgtaatttacattttttttttgtatcttTCATTAGCAATGATCCCATCTGTGTCTGAGTGGTTTCATGATTAATAAGTATCAAATACTTTTATATGCTTTTTTTGGTTCTTCCATGAAAATACTATCAAATATGTGCAAttgtatgtaaaaaaaaattgatatgaCCATCATAAAATGTTAAATAGAAAGGAAGTGTGATATTTTGGAATCGAAATTGAGCAAGCATTTTATATTACTCACCCGATTCACTATTCTACCAGTTGGAGTTGAATCAAAGAATGCCATTGGAGCCCGTATCATACTATACAACATGTTTGTGAAAAGCTTCTGCGCTGTTGAAAGTCCTGCTATTGATACTAGTGAAGCTCGGAGCAGTACACAAAGTGCACTTCCAGCAGCAAGCAGAGAATAAACAAGTAATATAGTTTTCATATTCGTTACTGGTTCAGTTTCGGTTGTAGCAGGTGAAGCCCATGCCATCCAATAATTACTTGCAATCTGTAGTATCTGGAATGATGACTGTGCCAAGAGTATAATTGGAACCAACGCGCCACGTTTCGTTGTTGTTAAATATGACAAGTAAACTTCTTTCGAtatgcttcccttttctctttcttcttcttgcaCTAGTTTTCCTACCTTTTCTGTTATCTCTAGGGAGAGATCATGGTCCGAGTCATGTCTTGTGCTTGAAACTTCTCCGTTTGAGGTGAAATCCAAATTGGATTCTCCATCAGAAACTGGGTTCTCGGATGTTCTTGAATTTCCTACTTTAAGAACTGACTCTAAGGCTTGGCTATGAGCCCCGACTAGAACTTCAAATCCTATATTCTGTTTCAGAAGTTCATCAAATCTTCCAGCTTGTGATATTCTTCCATTTTCCATCACCTGCTCAAAATTATCTTTACTTAGTTGAAAAGGTCCTTAGTTGTCCGGTTAGAGATATATTACTTAGTAAGTTGTGATATATAACTTAGCAGTTGAGCAATATTAAAAActtgatttattttataattgaaCGAAAACGATCCTTGCACATATAGCTTATAGTAAAGACTTGTGCAGCATCTCTCTTACCAGAATGAGGTCTGCAGCGGGAAGAAACTCGACTTGGTGAGTAACATAAAGAATTGTCTTGTCTTTGAGAATTCCCATTAAGCATTCCTGGAAAAATAAATGCAAATTAGAACATTTTCAATGGTAAAtttgttgaagttgtggcttcATAATCTTAGAAGATCAATAGAAAGTACTGACTTGAAAGAGTTGGGTGCCTGTATGAGCATCTACTGCGCTGAAAGGGTCATCGAGCAGATATATATCTGCGTCCTCGTAAACTGCACGAGCAATTTGAATCCTTTGTTTCTGTCCTCCACTCATGTTTATTCCTCTTTCTCCAATTTCTGTTAGATCACCGCAGCTGAACAGTTCGAAATCTTTTGCCAAAGCACATGCTTTGATTGTCCTGTTATACTTGGCAGCTTCGAAGGGATTCCCAAATAAAATATTGTCCCTGATATTTCCTGTGAGTATCCATGGAGATTGAGGAACATAAGCCTTTGTGCCACTGATCTTCACATTGCCCGAGAGCTTCTGTATTTCTCCGAGAATGCTCGAAAGCAAACTGGACTTGCCGGATCCTACTGTCCCACATATTGCAACCTTCATTCCTCTCTTCACTTTCAACTGTATTCTGTCAAGTGTTGGTATGGTTGATTCAGGGTCCCAGCTGAACTTTCCAGCATCGATGTCGACCTCAAATTCTGATTCGTCTTTTCGAACATACTCGGTAGCACCATGCTGAATTTCAGGTTCCTGAAGGAAAGAAGCTACTCTATCGGCCGAGACCTTGCCCTGTGCAATCACAGAAAGCAGATCAGGCAAATTGAAAATGGGATCCTGCAGCATACGGAACGTTGCTAATGCTGATAGAACTCTTCCAGCAGTGAGTGGAATTCCCATGAGCATACATGCCCCGAATGTCACGACAGAGATAAATGCTGGTGATGCCCAGAAGACGAAAGCTGAAATTGCTGAAAGCCTAAGAGACATCCATAGCCAATTATATTCTACAAGCCTCAAGCTCTCTAAGTTTTGGAGGAAATGATTATCCCATGCTTGAAGTTTCAGAATCTTCATGTTTCGAAGAACTTCTGATGTTGCTTTCATTCTATTGTCCTTGGCTTCCATAATTTTTGACTGGTATCTCTTCTGAATTCTTGTGATGGGAATATTGCACATCATTACTATTAAAGTTGCGGCTAATGCTGCCATTGATCCCAATTGCAGGGTCGACTTGAGAACGAATATGGCTAAAGATATCTGTATTGGCAACATCCATATAATGTTGAGGTACCAAATGAAATCTGTAATTCGTTGGATATCGACGCTCATGTAATTCATGATCTCACCACCAGTGTGGCTTTGGCGAGATTGGCTTGACAGGACTAGTCCTTTCCTGTAAATGTGAGAT encodes:
- the LOC136220951 gene encoding putative ABC transporter C family member 15: MFLQNMLDFSTFKLKIAWPQQELPCFLEHLSILLQLGFLLIIILHFLRKCGSIACKKRARNPEESIDKYSIGVKFSFMYKATVVCSTLLLGVQLSVLTIMLLHGETKYCNSKLLAFLSQTLQVVSSGIAVIVVCRIMKEKNVKFPWILRAWWVCSFLLSVVCTSLHTYFRITNHSRLQIRDYADFFGVLSSTFLLGVSIHGKTGIIFCSSDNGITDPLLHGKNEKHSEVKIKETLYGKASFLQLITFSWLNPLFAVGIKKPLEQDEIPNVDVKDSAAFVSPAFDDCLNLVKEKSRTTNPSIYKAIFYFIRKKAIINALFAVVNAAASYVGPYLIDDLVNFLSDKKNRSLESGYLLALGFLCAKMIETIAQRQWIFGARQLGLRLRAALISHIYRKGLVLSSQSRQSHTGGEIMNYMSVDIQRITDFIWYLNIIWMLPIQISLAIFVLKSTLQLGSMAALAATLIVMMCNIPITRIQKRYQSKIMEAKDNRMKATSEVLRNMKILKLQAWDNHFLQNLESLRLVEYNWLWMSLRLSAISAFVFWASPAFISVVTFGACMLMGIPLTAGRVLSALATFRMLQDPIFNLPDLLSVIAQGKVSADRVASFLQEPEIQHGATEYVRKDESEFEVDIDAGKFSWDPESTIPTLDRIQLKVKRGMKVAICGTVGSGKSSLLSSILGEIQKLSGNVKISGTKAYVPQSPWILTGNIRDNILFGNPFEAAKYNRTIKACALAKDFELFSCGDLTEIGERGINMSGGQKQRIQIARAVYEDADIYLLDDPFSAVDAHTGTQLFQECLMGILKDKTILYVTHQVEFLPAADLILVMENGRISQAGRFDELLKQNIGFEVLVGAHSQALESVLKVGNSRTSENPVSDGESNLDFTSNGEVSSTRHDSDHDLSLEITEKVGKLVQEEEREKGSISKEVYLSYLTTTKRGALVPIILLAQSSFQILQIASNYWMAWASPATTETEPVTNMKTILLVYSLLAAGSALCVLLRASLVSIAGLSTAQKLFTNMLYSMIRAPMAFFDSTPTGRIVNRASMDQSVLDLEMAQRLGWCVFSIIQIIGTIAVMSQVAWEVFVIFIPVTAICIWYQRYYIPTARELARLAGIQQAPILHHFAESLAGAATIRAFDQEARFFEANLDLIDCHSRPWFHNVSAMEWLSFRLNLLSNFVFAFSLVLLVTLPEGIINPSIAGLAVTYGINLNVLQASVIWNMCNAENKMISVERVLQYSNITSEAPLVIEESRPRNNWPEVGKICFQGLEIRYAEHLPSVLKNISCTFPGGKKVGVVGRTGSGKSTLIQAIFRIIEAREGSIAIDDVDISKIGLHDLRSRLSIIPQDPTMFEGTVRENLDPLEQYSDQEVWEALDKCQLGDLVRSKSEKLDTTVVENGENWSVGQRQLFCLGRALLKKSSILVLDEATASVDSATDGVIQKIISKEFKDRTVVTIAHRIHTVIDSDLVLVLSDGRIAEYDTPTRLLEREDSFFSKLIKEYSVRSKGFKEG